From the genome of Chania multitudinisentens RB-25, one region includes:
- a CDS encoding helix-turn-helix transcriptional regulator has product MINMESKKILLQCPCEFMRLGIMGLLDTPYSDEDNDTVINVSSLEKAEDVLITIFDFDIIILTINSMYYNAAELIYMLSYRIPIHHPDSKIIILTEDKCIKAIKRHLKGLGNIGIILEANESVEKIQSELSFTSHSNKKSNKSIARMTCVLSMRELTILKKLLSGKSITQVAKELAINYKTVSHYKRSAMNKLGIRTLHPLFI; this is encoded by the coding sequence ATGATAAATATGGAAAGCAAGAAAATATTATTACAATGCCCATGTGAATTTATGCGTCTTGGAATCATGGGGCTATTAGACACCCCTTATTCGGATGAAGATAACGACACAGTGATCAATGTCAGCAGCCTAGAAAAAGCTGAGGATGTCTTAATCACTATTTTCGACTTTGATATTATTATCTTGACAATAAACAGTATGTATTATAATGCCGCAGAGCTTATCTATATGTTGAGTTATCGTATCCCTATTCATCACCCGGACAGCAAAATTATTATCCTTACAGAAGATAAATGCATTAAGGCTATAAAGCGTCATTTAAAAGGGCTGGGTAATATTGGCATAATTTTGGAAGCGAACGAATCTGTTGAAAAAATACAGTCTGAGTTGTCATTCACCAGCCACTCTAATAAAAAATCAAACAAATCAATCGCTAGAATGACCTGTGTACTCTCAATGCGAGAGTTGACAATATTAAAAAAATTATTAAGTGGTAAAAGCATCACTCAGGTCGCTAAAGAGTTAGCGATAAATTATAAAACCGTCAGTCATTATAAACGTTCAGCGATGAACAAACTGGGTATAAGGACATTGCATCCATTGTTTATTTAA